A stretch of DNA from Candidatus Omnitrophota bacterium:
TCATTGAATTTCTCTTTCTGTTTAGCAAAGATCTCTTCTTCCGCGAATTTGAGGCGCCGGGACCAGTCGGAATTGACCTCGTTGATCTTATCCGCCAGGCCTCTTATCTCTTCTTCCCGAATAGCTGTTTCTTTTTTATATTCCTCGTCGCGTCCGGCGAGCATAACCCTCGCGCGCTCGGCGGAGACCTTCAAATCCTCTATCTTGGATGTAAAATTACTCCGCTGTGAATTGAGCTCCCTTGTCAGTTCCTCAAGTTCCCGCTCTTTTAGAAGCAGCGTCTGGGCAACACGCTCTTTCTCATCGGCGAGACGCTGAAAACGCTGGGCCTCATCAGCCATGCGTTTTTCAAAATTTTTCTTTTCTTCTTCCAGCCGCCCTTTTAAAAAGCGTATCTGCTCGGAGGACTGATCAGCGACAGCCTCAAGCTCTCTTGTTTTGGAATCCAGGGCGATGCGGAAATCTGCCTTGTCTTTCTCTATCTGTTTCTGGAGAGCGAATATCTCATTGTCTTTCTGCCTGATATTTTCTGAAGCCGTATTCCTCGCGTTTTCAAGCTCGGTTTCTAGATCACCGGCCTTGTCCTCTAACTCTTTTACGCGCTTATCTTTTTTCTCAAGCCTCACGGACCATTCATCTCTGAGCGAATTCTCCCTCAGAACGGATTCCGCCCTTATGACATTTTCGGATTCCTCAAGTTCCAGGATACGCCTTGACCGTTCCGCCAGATCCTTCTCGTATTGCTTTTGCGAATCCGCCTGCAGTTTTCGGGTATCGGATAACCTCTCATTAAACTCTTTATCCGCCGCGGCGTACTTTTTGGAGATATCGCTCACATCCCTGTCTTTAAGCTGCACCTGGGCGGCATAATTGGCTCTTTCCGCCTCAAGCGAAGTCTTGAGCTTAATTATCTCATCTTTCAGATCCATGATTTTGTTATTAAGCTCATTCTCGCGCAGCACATTCTCGCCCCTGACAAGGCTTGTTTCTTCTTCCGCGAAGGTCAGTTCGCCGCTCAGGCTGTCCAGTTTTTCTCTCAATTGGGCTATATTTTTCTGGTAATCCGATATTTTCGTCTCATGGCTCCGTATACGCTCTTCTTTTTCAGCCCGTAAAGCGCCCTGATCATCTTCCTGTTTCTTCCGGATAAAAGAAATATTCTTCTCCAGGGCTTCTATCTGTCTGAGCAGGTTCTCTTCCCTCTCCACAAATTTACGGCGCTCATGCTCCTGGTCCGTCACCGCTTCGGATTCTTTTACGGCGAGTTCCGCATAAAGGGAATTTTTCTCGAGCTCTCTGTTGTTCAGGAGTTCTTCCCAGGTTTTTCTGTCTGAGGCGTACTCGTCTCTGGCCTTTTCAAGCTGCGATTGCAAATCCTGAATGCGGGCCATCAGGCTGTTTTCCCTTTCCTTGAATTCCGTGCGCAGAGCTATATTGGCGGTCGTGGCCTCAAGCAGTTTTTCCTGATGGATATTCCTGGTTTGATCCAGAGAGTTTTTGAGAAATTCTATCTCGGAAAGCATATTTTCCTTCAGCTTGCCCAGTGAAGCCGGTTCGCGTTTGTTTTTATCCATCATAAGCCCTCATTGTCACTGTGCATTCCCGATTTAAAAGATTCAAGGCGCAGGCGGATTGAGGAAAGTTCCTCCTCAAGAGCCCTGTTAATATCCGCCAGCTCCCGGATCTCATTATTCAATTTTATCTTGTCTCCGTCAAAATTATTTTCCGCCTGGCGCAGCCGTTCGGCGAAATTATCCGCGAGGATCTGTTTTTCCAAAGCGGCTTTTTTGCGCTCTTCCCCGAGATCCTCTCTCAGGACCTTGATCTCATCGCGGAAAAACGCTATTTCTTTTCCGTATTCTCCCTCTCTTTTTGAAGAAACTTTCTCATAATCCGAAGCCTTGCGGCGCGACTCGGCTTTCAGGCCGGCCATTTCCCCGGCGGCGGCATCGGCCGCCTCCTGTTTTTTCCTGGTCTCATCCTTAAGTTTCATATCGCGTATTTTCAGCTGATTCGCGAGCTGGGCCATCTGCTCTTTTGATTTCGCGGCGTCATTTTCCCTGGCTATCCTCAGCACAGTGATTTTTTCGCCCAGTTCCGCTATCCTGGCCTCAAGGGCGTTTTTCTCAGAGTTAAATTCATTTTCTCGGCCCTTAATTTCCTCGCGCAAAAGCTGACCGGCCTGCTCCAGCCCGGTTATTCTGCTGTTGAGCTGCGAGCGCATTTCTTCTTTTTCCCGCAGCGCCAAATCTGCGGCGGCGGCCTTTTCCTTTTTAAATTCCTCTCCTCTCAAGCGGAGAGCATCCTCATTTTTCTTGATTTCCGCCTCCCTTTTAAGGAGAGAGCTGTTTAATTCTTCAAACTTCTTCTCATAGTTTTCCGCGGCCGAGGCAAAGGCCTTATCTTTTTCGGCTATCAGCTCCATATAATGTTTTTTCAGATTATCCTGCGCGGAGGAAAACTCGGTTCTTTGTCTGACAATTTCCGACTTGAGCGCAGCGGCGGACTGCTTCAGCCTGTCTGTTTCGGCGGCTTTTTCTATCATAAGGACATCCGTCCTCTTTTTCGCCTCCGCTATTTCCTCCCTGAAGCCCGATTGCAGAGAATCAAGCTCCTCTTTCAGCGCCTTGTTCTCCGAAATGATTTTTTCACGCGCGTGAATAAGCCGTTCCTCGCTCTCGCTCTTCTGAGCGGAAAGATGATTGACCTGTTCCGCCAGACGGCTGAGCTCGCTGTCCTTTGCCTTCATCATATCCGCGAGATCCGTTTTAAGACGCTCGAGATGCCGGTCACGGTCCGCGATCTCATCCTGTTTTTCAAGAATCCTTTCGCTGAAGGACTGCGTAATATTCCGTTTATCATCCTTTTCTGAGGCGAGATTAGCGGCAAGTTTCGCGTTCGCGGATGAGAGCTCCGAAGACGACACCCTGCTCTTTTCCAGATCTCCCGTGAAAATAACCAGTTTCTCGTTCAAAGAGGATATCCTGTTGTTCAGAGCCTCTTTCTCCGAAACGCGCAGAGCGTTCAGCCCCTCCACCTCTTTTCTGTGGGCATTGAGCGCCGAGGCGAGATCCGACTCAACTTCCTTTATTTTTCCGGATAGCATCTCTTTATCTTCCTGGAATTTCCGGGCGTTCTGCATTATAGCCGCGCGGAGTTTATCACTTTCGGCGGCATAAGAGTCTTCTTTCTCAGAAAGCTTTCTCTGCATTTCATCACGCATCTGGAATAAAGCCGTTTCTTTATCCGAGACGGCTTTCTGCCAATCATTTTCTTTCGCCTGGAAATAAGCGTCCTTTTCCCTGATTTTCTCAGCGAACGCTTCGCCCTGTATCCTGATAGTGTTTTCAGATTCATCAATCCTGTCTCTAAACTCTTGCGCGCGAAGATTAAAATTTCTCTCGAGCTCCGTCTTTTCCTTCGCGGCCGCGTTAGAACGGATCTCTCCCTCAAGCCGGGCAGACTCCAGATCTCTCTTTAATTCCGAAACGGTTCTATCTCTATCTTCAATACCTTCCTCGTGAGCACGCTTTTCATTTTGCAGGTTCATTTCCAGCAGGGCCTTCTTCTCGGAAAGTTCGGCGAACCTCAGCGCGGATTCTTTTTCTCTTTCCTTCACGAGCATATTAAGTTCGGATATTTTTGCGGCGGCGGCCTCTTCCTGTTTCCGCGATTCCTCGGCAATACGCGAAAGCTCCCCGCGAAGATTTTTGTTCGCGTCTTCAAGGGCGGCGATCTTGATCTGCAACCCTGTTGTCTGACGGGCGGCGGCGGTTTCAATGGAGGCCATGGCCTGCTGCCTTTGAATAAGCTTCTCTTTCAGCGATGAGATTTCTTTTTCAAGAAGCTCCTGCATATGCCTTTTTTCGTCAGCGAGTGTGAGATACTGGGCGGAATATTTATTTTCCATTTCCCTGTTTTTTTCGCGTTCACGAACGATATCTTTTTCCAAAAGGGCCTTTTCTGTTTTAAGGATTTCCTCTTTCTCCAAGAACCCTGAGGCTGATTTTTGAAGCTGGGCATGCAGGCGTTCATTTTCGGCAGAAGCCTGTGACAAAGAATTCCGCAACTCGATCTCCATAGACCGTGAAACGGATTCCAGCTGGGCTATTTTGTTATTGTACGAGTCCTTTATATCCTCATTGATTTTTTTAAGTTCCAAAACGCTCGTGACGAGAATCGCGCTCTCCGAAGTCTTTGACTGCAGTTCGGATTTGAGCTCATGCTGAATGCTGTCATGTTTTTTCGCAAGTTCCTCTTCCCTGGTCTTTGAAGATAAACGAAGCTCATCAAGTTTCCTGCGGAGGGATTCGTTTTCGATTTTCGCTTCCTCCAGCGCGTTGCCCAGTGATGATCTCCCCTCAGAGGCCCTCAGAACCTCGCCCTTCAGCCTATCCTCATATTCGGACACTGTCTGCCTGTGCGCGTCTTTGAGGGCATTCACCGTATTTTTCAGAGCTTTTATATTCTGCTGCATCGTGAACTTCTCGCGCTCGAATTCGCCGCGTTCCACAGCAAACTGCGAAGTTAAAGCCAGATGATCTTCTTTCCTTTTATCATTGGCCGCGCGGATTTCAAATTTGAGGGATTCCATCTGCTTCTCAAAATCTTCCCGGTCAGCCGAAAAATTCTTTTTCAGTATCTCTATTTCATCTTCTTTTCTCTGCAGTTCGTGCTTCTCCGCGCGAAACTTCTGATTGAATTCAGACATGAGATCGGACTCTATCTCAACAGTTCTCAGGTTCAGTTTCTGTATGATGCTGTCTTTTTCGGCCAGGTCGCGGTCTATTTTCTTTTCGCGTTCGGTGAGGGCATATTCCCGCTGCGCGATATTTTTCTCACGCGCGTCCAGCTCCGAAAGCCTGGCGCGGTAAGCCCTGTTGATCTTAGCTGTTTCTATGGATGAGCGCGCCTGAAGATATGCCCTGCTTTTTTCCAGGGCCTCTATTTTTTCCCGCAGTCTCGTTGTTTCCTCTGTCTGTCTTTTATGCAGGTCTGTGACCTGCCTCCCAAGCGCTATTTTGAAGTCTTTTAAATTATCATTTTCTGGCTGCATTCATATTTCTCCATGATGCCCGCAAGGGCGGTAAACATATAGACTATTTATACATTAAAGCGCGCATGTTTGTCAATTTTCACCATATACGGACATTATAATGAAAAATGCCGGCAAAAAAGATGTTTAGCGCGGCATGGCAAAAGCCGGAATAAAAAAAATCCCGCATAAGTTCAAAACCGTATCGCCTCATGCGATAACTCCATGATTACAGATCATCGAGCTTGTGTTCAGGCGGGGCAATTTGTTATCATAACGCCGAAACCGATTTTGGTTGATTAATTTAATAGGGAGGCAACAGCTATGAGTCAGAAAGAGTATCATGTGGCATTGGGCAAGGGCGATGTGGGAAGATATGTTCTTCTTCCGGGAGACCCGGGCAGAACGGAAAAGATCGCGAAATATTTTGACGACGCGAAAGAGATCGCGAACAACCGCGAATACAGGACATTCACGGGAACTGTCGACGGTATTAAAATAAGCACCACTTCCACCGGAATTGGATGCCCTTCAACGGCCATCTGCGTTGAAGAGCTCATAAAATGCGGCGCTGACACTTTCATACGCATAGGCACCGCCGGATCACTTCAAAAAGAGGTGGGGCTGGGCGATGTTGTTATTTCCACAGCGGCCGTGCGCGAAGAGGGAACAACGCGGCAGTACATACCCCTCAGCTATCCGGCCGTGGCGGATTTCGGCGTGACGCAGGCCCTGGTTGAAGCGGGCAACAAACTGAAAATAAAATATCACACGGGCATATCGCACTGTAAAGACGCTTTCTACACCGAGGGGGCCGACATGGACGAGCTGCCTCTGTGCGGGAACACAAGAGCAATGTGGAACGCGTGGTATAAGGGAAATGTTCTGGCCACCTCCATGGAATCGGCGGCGCTTTTTGTCATTGCATCCATCAGAAGGGTTTACGCCGGAGAAGTCCTCGCCATCATAGGCCTTACCTATGATGACCAGCCCATCGCGAAAAAAGTGGGAGTGGACGAGGCCATACGGATGGCTATTGAAGCGGTGAAGATTATTGAAAAAAAACGCAATCCCTGACGCCATCGGCGGTAATTAACGCGCAATGAGAAAAAATAACGTTATATTCTTTTTTCTTTCGCTGGGTTTTGCTTTTTCAATTTTTGTACTCTCCAGAAGAATAGAGCTCGAAAAAACACTCAACATTATTGAGACGGCCGTAGATCTCACCGACATACGGCGCCTCGCGGGTATCTCCGGTAAAAGCGCCGCGGAAATAATGCCCGAGCTCAAAGATGTCGGGATCACAAGCGTCGGAGTGGAAGAATCCACCGTCCGGGAACTGAATGACAGGGGGCTGGTCATCCTCGCCGACGGCAGAGAGGTGAACAAATGGAAATACATCTTCAACCGCTCGCCCGATTTCCTCGAGTCGCAGCAAATCGCGAACAAGGCGGGCTATACCTATATCTTTACCGAAAATCCCTCTCTGGGCATGATGATCAAAACCGCGCTGCTGCTAAAACTTCCCGGAGTGTCTGTTGTCGGCACTTACACGGGGCGCTATTATCTCGTGATAGCGCGCGCGGACAAACTCACCGTGGAAAACATAGGGCTCGGGTTCTGGGAAGAAGAAGTGAACGCGGTCAAAGCGGCGGGATTCAATTATATCCTCAGGCCCAGCCATGACCCGCTGGTAACGGACGGATGGATTGAAACTCTTTTCGACAAATAGGCCGGCGATGAAAAGCTGACCGGTATTCTGCCCTCGGGAAACAGGATCCCCGGAACAGCCGAAAAACTCGCCGAGGAAGCGGAGGAACTGAACATGGCTTTCGGCACAGTGGAGTTCGCCCAGATAGCCGGCGCGGGGGAGACGGCCGCGAAACTCGGAAAGACATTCCTCTGCTTTTCCCCTAAGGGCAAAAACGCGTCGGTGAAAATTAAGGCCTGCCTGAGGAGCGTAAGAGAAAGAAATGTACAGCTCGTCTACATCCATCCCGCCGAAGAGACTTATTCGGAATTCCTCGCTTACGCCGGCGCCATCAAACGCGGCCTGTCGGAGAATTCTTTCAGGAGCGGCAAATTCACCGCTCTTCCTTTGTGGAACGGGGATTCCTACTCCTTTCTTTTTATAAGCCTCGCGACGCTTGCCGGAGCCCTCTGGCTCTTATCTGTTATAGCCAACACAGGACGCCAGTTTGAAATTGCCTATGTCGTCATAGCTCTGTCCTGCTCAATATTTTTTTCCGCTTCTACCTCATGGCGGCTTTTTATCGCGTTTCTGGCCACGGTGACATTTCCGGTGCTGGCCATATCCAAAACATGGACGAAACCGGCGCTGCCACCTCTGGCGGGAGCATTATGGCTTTTCCTGAAAGTTTCATTTATCTCGCTGCTAGGCGGGGTTTTCGTTTCGGCGATCCTCTCATCCACCGATTTTATGGTGAAGATAAACACATTCAGGGGGGTGAAACTGTCTCTTATACTCCCTCCCGCCCTGGCTTTTGTCATCCTTTACGGGCGTGAAAGGAGCTATTTTT
This window harbors:
- the udp gene encoding uridine phosphorylase translates to MSQKEYHVALGKGDVGRYVLLPGDPGRTEKIAKYFDDAKEIANNREYRTFTGTVDGIKISTTSTGIGCPSTAICVEELIKCGADTFIRIGTAGSLQKEVGLGDVVISTAAVREEGTTRQYIPLSYPAVADFGVTQALVEAGNKLKIKYHTGISHCKDAFYTEGADMDELPLCGNTRAMWNAWYKGNVLATSMESAALFVIASIRRVYAGEVLAIIGLTYDDQPIAKKVGVDEAIRMAIEAVKIIEKKRNP